Sequence from the Castanea sativa cultivar Marrone di Chiusa Pesio chromosome 12, ASM4071231v1 genome:
ATGTGTGATTGAGAAGCACCAATTTGTATTCCTAATTGAAAAGAACTGGGagaaaatgaatattttatttttgggttgttgTGGGGAAGGGGGGACAGAATTAATATTCTTTACTTCCAAACAAGTAACAACAAACCATTCTTAGTTTCCTACACAGAATATTTGAAAGATGGAATAGTTAGACTATGTCATATACACTggtgcaactttttttttttccacttacAATAAGTAAAAAGAGGGGATTTCAGCCCGGTTCTCCTTCATAGGAAAACTGGCTATAATGCATTGAACTACAAGACTCTGTTGGTGCAATTGTTGTAGGCACTGATTTTGCCACATATATGTGCATGCACAATTATGCCTTAATCAGAAACAAATTAAAGGTACATATATAGCCCTCTTCAATATACAATTTTCTTCGAGTTATGAGGGCCAATTTCTGTACCATCCAGCCCATGCAGAGACCAATCCACTAATCCCAAGGCTAACAGCATGGTTGCAAAAAGGGTTGGGTTCAATATCTGCCACTCCTATAACCAAGTCAGCAACATTAGCTGCCACTGCCATCAGCCTCATCACCCTGTCAGCTTTAATCTTTCTTATATTCTCTTTagcatcctttgattcttcttttGAAGTGACAAGCTTTTTCTCTGCCTCTAGTCCCTCTCTAATAATAATGAAATcagatataataaagaaaatatagcCAAAAGACTCACCAAATGCTGATATGAAGCTCATCTTTCTTGCTAGCTTGGGGTCCAAAGTACCAATTCTTGATAACCATAGAAAGTggtcaaaaaagaaatagatcATTTCACCTGCATTAGCAAGAACTGCTAGGAATTTGAAAGTAGGAGTTGAGCCAGGACTTCTTCTTAGAGCATTGAAGCCAGTAAGAAACCGGCCAGTCCTGAAGGCTTTTCGGCTAAGCCCTGAGGCAACCTCCCATTGCTTGATTCTATTAGCGATTTCCGGGTGTGTGGCTTCAGTTTGCCAATGAACAAGTTTGGAGACATATTGGAAGGTCTTGACAAGCTTGTCAATGCCATCTCTCTTTGCTAGGAAGATGACTAACTTGTCTACTGTGTCATTCTTCATGGTTGAAGTGAGTTAAGGATTAGGTTGTGTTTGATGAATGAGCCATTCTGTTTGCTCAAGAGGTTGGgtagaaattattaacaaaatcaaAGGAGAGCCACAGAATTTGGTTTTTGGATAATACTTGTATGTTATGTTTGTGGTTGGTTGGACCTTGTTTTGCTCCTTATACAAGTTGTTTTTTTGTGCcactaattttaatttatattttaggcTTTCTTTGTCTCTTGCTACAAGAAATCTTCACGGCCACCAGCTAATATGGCCTCTTTCATTTTGGGCATTTATCAAGAAGTGATTTTAgtcaaattcatttttaaaattctaattttgaatattttattaggctaaaatgcaaaaccgACCCGTTAGctttcttcagatttcatttcagttatctaactttgttttcgttcatttcagtcctctaagttttagatttattcaattaagacatttctgttaattttttgaaaaaaaaatcttaaaaatatttttcaatcattaattgaatttttttaatttagaaaatttgaagaaaaatttataaaattgaaaaattaaccacaacatataacaaaagtagATGAAaaagtcttaattgaataaatttaaaagttagaggactgaaatgaacaaaaacaaagttaaaggattaaaatgaaatctgaagaaactTAGAGGGTCAGCTTTGCATTTTACTCATTTTACCTATTTTATTAAAACACACACTTTTTAACTCACATTTGTTTTCCATAACGTTAGGCAATTTTAGcttttcaaacttttctttgattaaattttttcaaggaaatTTTGTAGTTATCTTTGGACTAAGCCTTTAAATGAAACCCCACTCATTAAAATAGTAGTGTAAAACGAAAAGTAATTTATAATGTTACAATATACAATTTTGAAACACACATTTTTGCTCACTTgatcattttaatatatatttttaatttagttttaagaattttgaataACACTAAACTATATTAGtttaaaaactaattacaacttaaaatatttttggataaagtagggtaataccaaaaaaaaaaatctaattgaattaaATATGTTATTTTCTACAAATTCTATAGTCGACTctttatttgttaatatttctGAAATAAACATGTGTAAtataaatacttttttcaaaacattttcatGCATTACACGGATTATAAATGAAGGCATACATGTTTCTAATAATGACAAGTTTATCAAAGTgcaaataaatatatgttgataaaaataaagggtcatgctaatgaatgctcttagggcattggttaacaatctattttaggaaagttttgacatcacttttataggaaataaaaaaagctatcaaaacattaattgcttttctttctttccccataaaaattttctttaaatagattattaaacaatgccctaagggcattcgttagtacttcccaaaaaataaattacttttttccctcgGAAACATAATTGGTTTATTATTGTTAAGAGTATTAGGGGTCGTTTGGTAAAGTTGTTTtaataatgttgtttgtattttttagaaatacgtgtgagtgaaaaagtgtgtgaaaatacgtgtaatgttgtttaaaaactaacaAGTGTTGTTTAAACTACCctaccaaacagccccttaaCATCTGGTTATGCAAACTTTAACTAAAGtaattgagttttttatttttttcctacttGTACAAACTTTAACCAAAATTGAAAGTTGATAGCAATTATTTCCCCTATTTAAACTAcccaattttcaaataaaccatatatccttttttttaattctttatacagctaattaaaatattcataataaattttttttagagagagagaaagaaatttgaattaagaaaatagaataaaacttttataaaatgcTACAATGCTCTTTGAACTAAttaaaacagtttttgtttcccatttcaaactcaaacatagatttttttttttgggatagagATTTTTACAGGAGAAGTactacgttcacaatatttttacaacaaattataggtagttagttattattgcttcaaatttgaatttagcactaaaattacttttttaacctAATAATAACAACGTAACaatctaccacttaagatttgttgtaaaaatattatgtacatattatttcttttttttacagcAGCTCTTAAAAACTTTACCAAACTACCCTATgcttttagacttttagttgttacttgttagttGTTACAACGAAAAAAGGGTTTGCCTtctaataacaataataataaatctcaaagTAGGGGGACATGCTCTATAATGGGATTTGAAGCTGGCTCCAAGGACCAAGGTATCACTCAAACTTGGAGACACTGTGGCAGATAACAGGgtgaattatatttttcatccaagattttttttttaaattccctccatcttttttttttgggagggggggggggcacTAATGGATGTTGAGGCAATcctattttttaagaatcaatttTATGGgaataaaaacttaaaagaacCAAAATCAAACCAACCCAACATTCATGGGACCAAAATCTAACAAACCCATAGTTAAGGGACCAAAATCTAATTGACCTCAATTTTGAGAGACCAAATATGAATTTCTAAAATTAGACgatcaaaattgaatttaaccCCAAATTTTAAGATCTAAGGCAAATATAATTTGCCTTGAATAAACGATCTCATAGGAAGTGTTCCACTAACAAGCCAAGAACTTTGTAAATCAACTGTCATAGTGTTTCCAATCTAAACGTCCAAGTAGGGTTATAAACAAGCCGAATTTTTTCAAGTGTTAAATGTTTAAGCTTTCGACAATAAAAGTAAATTGTTCAAACTTGGCTTGAACTCAAaccaaaactacaaaaaaagtTCAAGCTCAAGTTTGTCAAAAAGCTTAAGCTTGGTTTGATTCATTAGTTAAGCAGAGCTCGTGCTAAATATCAAACTCTAAAGCTAGCGATTCAACATAAGTACATTATCTAGCACGTATTAAGCATTTTATCATATTCATTTGATTTTGAAGAATGTTCTTAATTTCCAATTAATTAAAAGTTCAGTAAGatatatgagtttatttttcaaGCCTATATCAAGCTTATTAGCGAGCCTATATATGAATCTATGCTTAGCTTGTTCTTTATAAAACTCTATTGTTCACTAGCCCATTCATGAACAATTGTTGTTCTTAGACTCTTTATTAAAGAAGCTAAAATAAATGCTCAATTTTTAGCTTGTGTATAACTAGACATGAATAGGCTTTTATTGAGCTTGTCAAAAAGTTTGCCTTCTAAGGGTGTGGTGCATTGATAGGACTCCTAGACTAGGTCATACTTGCAGGTCCAGGAGTTGCTTGGTTTGAGTTATGCACTTTGCAAAAATGCTGTGCTACGACGTGGATATCCCCAACGCACCTAGAGGTGCCCCACGCCATGCgtttgtggtgggcctttttgaaATGTTGGGCTGGGCTGCCTCTTGTTGCACTAAGGCCCAAGTATTCTGGGTAGGAGAGTCAGGTCCGGTCCGGTCCAATCATAACTCACCTTGGTCcagtttgtgcacaaactatgccccTTTCTATTTGGCAAAAACTTCGATCACATGTCCATGGCAGGCGTTGCCACTACAACAACGCTATGACAGGCATAATGTAATGATAAATAGTACAAGACATGCGTTTGCTGTTAGACAAGGCAAATAAAGAATCTCTAATTGAAATGGGGAATACAACAACAGGAAACTTGTCGCAAGAGGAATGGCAGAAATAAAGAGGGGAATAATAATGGTGAttaaatcaaaggaaaaaaaagattagtcTGCCATATTAAATCATGTTACGGGATTGAGACCAAGGAGGGAACCATCTCCTCAATGTGAACAACTTCTCAGGAAGATCTTGCTGTAGAAATTATTCACTTTGAGGGAACGGGCCTAAATAGTTTATGCCCAAGCAAATATTTTATCTTCAGCAGAGGGTAGGCTTTTTTCAGCTTTTAAAGGGAGAGAAGGCTAAAAGTTTATTGATGCATGACTGCCATTCtacaatctctctttctcttcctaaTCTTCTACTTCTTTCTCTCTGCTTTTTGCTACTTTTAATTCctcccctttcttttctttctttcttaatgtTCACATGTGTAGTATGATGGTGGTTACTGTTGTCATTCTGATTACCCCTTCTGTACATGGCAAGAGCTCTATATATACTGCCTGCCGTGACTggtttttttaccattttagcctttaactACTTTTGTCTGGATTTAGGTGTCCTTCCCGACCATCCACTAGTCTATTAGCTATctagccaccaccacttacTTGTGCTGGTCGTGCCATTCcccattaccagacaaagaagaCTATCTTGTTTGCTTACTCATCGTGCATTCTAACTCTCCACGGTGTGGGTATTCTTTCTTGCTATCcttcatggcatgcacctagtggtccTAGCTCATTTTCCCTCTTTTGGGTGATATATCATCTCAGTAGGACATTTCtcccaaaagagtttgagcaaGAACCCCATAATAGGTTTTCCCTTCTTCCCATCGCCAGACCATATCCTCTTTTACCTTTGACCCATGACCTACCACCCCTGTATTGGCTGGATACAGGTTGATAGTGCCTGGACCTTGCACGTGCTCCACTTCCGTGTGTGTCAAAAGCTTGTCTGTTGCCTATGTGTTTGCCGCGGTTTGGAGGTTTATCTGTGCATTCTGCTGCTCATCTTTGACCTTTTATGGCGTAAAATGTCTTCTAATTTTCCactatttattagtttattCCTTTCAAGGGCTGGGCCTTGCTCGATCATGGGTTTTCCTTTCTTGAGCCCATTCTTTATGCCTTCCGTAATCTCGTTGCCATTCTTGCCATGCCACTCTGGCCGTGGTGTTACTTGACCCATGCTCGCTGGGCCTCTGAGCCTTTTGCATGTTCTTCTCCCAATTAGTTTCAATGATCCCGTATGATTATTAGATTCATACTTATGCTACTTTGAGCTTCCTGTGCCCATTACATTACTTATGGGTTCCTTTGGCCCATTTCTTCCTtattgggcatcctcggcccattttcCCTTTTTAGGCGTCCTTAGCCCATTTCCAATTCTAAATTCTCATGGGCTTTTACTCCTTTTGGGCTCCCTTAGCCCAATTACTATATTCTCAATCTTTGGAGTTTATGGGCTTTCCACAAACCCCTTACtttcttgtttcattacattggGCCTGCTGTGGCCCATTCTTATTTTTCTACATCACATAATTTTCATAGGTTTACTACTTCTTCCTTTGGGATCCCGTTGGCCCCTTTGCTTTTTCAAGGCCCATTCGTTTACTTTATGGGCCTAAAACCCATCATTCCTGCCATTCGGGCTTAAtgagtttcttttctctcaatcCATTAACTTTCTTCTTGCCTATGAAATTGGGCTTCTTCCTGTTGCTGGGCTTtcccaaaatgagcatcaacagcGTTCTATGGGTTCAAGCGGGCGGGGTCAATGTTCACATTCGTGAGACccttttttgttcataaaaaaggTCAAAAAGCTTTAGCTCGGTTTGATTCATTAGTAAAGCCGAGCTCGTGCTCAATATCAAACTCTTGAGTTAGAGATTCAACACAAGTACACTATTCAACCTGTatcaaaacatattatcaagtTCATTTGATTTGGACAAATGGTCTTAgctcttaattaattaaagacttataaatatatgagtttatttttcaaaccCATATCAAGTTTATTAACAAGCACATAAAAGAACTTAGGCTCAACTTGTTCTttataaaaatctatttttcacaAGCCCATTCATCAACAATTGAGTTTCTTAGGCTCTTTATAAAAGAAGCTAAAATAAACGCACAATTTTCGGCTTGTTTACAACCAAACATTGATAAACTTTTTATTAAGTCCTCTATGAACAATTTAATTcatttacaatccaaattcaccccccaactattaaaaaaaaaaaaaaaaggttcaaacCATCAAAAGTTATGAaagaataaaacataaaaacagCCTTGCTcccacaaataaaaaaaaaaaaaaatataaacaacctTGCCTAGTTGGATTGGAACTTTCTTgcaaaagtgtgtgaaaattgaaaattcttaACCTTCTCTTAAAGCCAAAAACCACAAATCATTCACACTTCACCGTTCACACACAGCTCACTTTTCTTTTGTCCCTCAAATACTActactctccctctctctctctcacacacaaacaCCAAACCTAACAAACcaacccccaaaacctaaacaTCACAAAATCCCCAATATCTCAAGAAAACCCTAAATTGCAATTCACATCAAAATCTCTCACTTTAGATATCTCTCTTAGCCATGGACGCTCAACGAGCTCTGCTAGACGAGCTTATGGGCGCAGGTACTCTTCCCATTAAACCCTAATTTCCACTTCCAtccccccaaaattttcaagtaatTATTCCAATTTAGGGTTTCTAATGCTTAGTCTAATCGATTCTGATTCAAATttggtgaaattttttattttgtttttagctCGGAATTTGAcggaggaagagagaaaagggTACAAGGAAATTACTTGGGACGATAAGGAGGTTTGTGCTTTCTATATGGTTCGGTTTTGTCCGCATGATCTCTTCGTCAATACGAGGAGCGATCTGGGTGAGCtgaaatttatcatttttattagttttgaggttctgtttggttgctgagaaaacataggaaaagaaaagaagagaaaaaaaagattaaatttatAGTCTATCAGACATATTAAGGTAGTTAAGTTAAATCAGTTTTGATTGCTTTTATTGCTAattagttaaaacttaaaattaacaTGAAGTGTAACTAGAATCTTTTggggaaaaatatatatcaatataaTTTCATAAGTTACAAATTGAACATTGAAGTTTAAGACTGTTACAAATTAAACTTGATGGTTTCGCTTGTTCCAAAATCGAACAATGAACTTTAAAAATCATGTTATTTTAAAGCAAACCCTGTGCTTTTCAAGTTCGACTAGTGGTTTAAATTGATACAATCTTAAAAGTCtatgttttgatttgaaaaagaGATATAGAATTTATTTTGTAGGACCTTTAAACCTCAGGGTctaatttgaaacttttgaaaGTGTATGGTATTAGTGTCTATGCTGTTTTGGTCAATGTGTTTTGATTGGCTGAGTTGTATAAAGGTTTTCGATTACTTAGCTACCAGATCTAGGTAAAAaattttagacaaaattttgattattttcttttacttaaaGTTATCAGCAACCAAATGGAGCATTTGTTTTGATGTTTGGTGAGTGTGAGGTTTGACTAATCATTGTTTTTTGTTCTCTTGGATCAGGACCATGCCCTAGAATACATGATCAGAAGTTGAAAGAAAGGTGATTGATTTGGATGAATAGTTGTGCAATTGttttatgaatatatttttttttatgtgttgtATTTCTCTAGGATTCTTACTGGGTTTATGTTGTATGGGTTTGCAACTCATGCAATAGGAAAGCACTATGCTTGTATGATTGTCAGTTGTATTCTCTTTAATTTGTGAAACATTTGGTTATATATTGTAACAATGAGCTTCCTAAGCTCTTAAAGTTATAATCTTGGTCAGAATGATCGGTTTCTGTGAAAAGAATGTTCTTGATATTGTATTTATATGATTAAGTTTGCTGCTTCTTATGTGTACTGTAGGATGGAACATAGATATGCCTAACTTGGTATCCTAAGCTGTTGctggtttttcctttttgaggTAACCGATCTTAGCATTATGATCAGATCAGTGCACAAAGAGGAGAATAACTTATTCTTCTAAATCAATGAGTtaatttaatgggttttttaCTTGGATTATGTTGTAAATCTTTTTGTTGGGAGTTTCCGTGATGCATGAGGCATCTTGGAAGTTGAGTGCAGAGCCTTTTGTCTAAGTGTGGACTTATACACTAAACACAAATATTTGACTGCTTTTCATTCATAAGGTTTGTGAATAGCAGATGCCAATGTCCTCTAGCTTAATTGGTACCTCTTCCCCTTGCAAGTGCTAGGTGGATGGTGAAGTCGTAGGTTCAAGACTCATTGGGTGCATGtataacttaccaattaaaaaaaatggtttgtgaGTGGCATATATATTGTGATTTTAATTTGGCTTGTGAATAGcaaatgtgtttttttataataaaaaagatggCTTGGAGAGATAATATTGTTATATCTAAATGGTGACAATTTAGCTTAAATTAGTTGGTGGCATGTTATGTCCTAGTGCCAAGTTCCTCTTGTGTGAgtgctcctcctcctcctcctcctataCTTCAGCACTTTATAAACTTATCTTCTCAACCTTGTCCTAACTGTGTAtaatgtatatgtgtatgacAATAGTTGATGCATTGATGTCCTTagactttttatataaattggGATAGAAAGGGTGATTCTGCCATTATTATTACTTTTGCATAACATATTGATATTGCCTTGTTGTTAAATataatttccttttttgtgtgaaatttGGACTTGATAATTggtatataaaatttcataatcatTGCTTTTTCTTATTGGTTTTGCCAAAGTAACATAATTGTTCTATATACTCATGAATACAAATGTATGCCAAGGCGTGTtcattttagaataaaatattcTCCAGGGAAAATGTTATCTGCATTTTCTGGTGATTGGtgtgattgaaaattttagtcaatggaaaattaCACCAGATTGGCAGAAAATGTTTGATGCTTTAATATTAGCAAAATGGATATTTTGCATTGTCATAGTGATGCTACTTATCTTTATAGCATGAACTGATAGTGTATCCTAATGTTTGCTGTAAATTACCATAAAAGCACTGAAAGTTGCAGTTCTGGGAACTGATAGTGTTACTACTCtccaacttatcaaaaaaaaaaaaaaaaaaaactactaccctagttatttagccaaaatttgttttgtaagAAAGCCCCTTGTTAGTAATACATGACAATTTGTACT
This genomic interval carries:
- the LOC142621040 gene encoding peroxisomal membrane protein 11-4, translating into MKNDTVDKLVIFLAKRDGIDKLVKTFQYVSKLVHWQTEATHPEIANRIKQWEVASGLSRKAFRTGRFLTGFNALRRSPGSTPTFKFLAVLANAGEMIYFFFDHFLWLSRIGTLDPKLARKMSFISAFGESFGYIFFIISDFIIIREGLEAEKKLVTSKEESKDAKENIRKIKADRVMRLMAVAANVADLVIGVADIEPNPFCNHAVSLGISGLVSAWAGWYRNWPS